Proteins encoded in a region of the Panicum hallii strain FIL2 chromosome 3, PHallii_v3.1, whole genome shotgun sequence genome:
- the LOC112886556 gene encoding uncharacterized protein LOC112886556 encodes MAIEADAVAVARAVSISETAPMSPAAEARGGWLKKLIPRDYLPRSRRWRLAAPSAGGASRLASSLSRSLRWKRLPGLSSLSLRSGSASAVVDAVAFRVMYVVEAVVLGLALSCFFLCCGCHL; translated from the coding sequence ATGGCCATCGAGGCGgacgcggtggcggtggcgagggcggttTCGATCTCGGAGACGGCGCCCATGTCCCCGGCCGCCGAGGCGCGCGGCGGGTGGCTGAAGAAGCTCATCCCGCGGGACTACCTGCCCCGGAGCCGGCGCTGGAGGCTGGCCGCCCCGTCCGCCGGCGGCGCGTCCAGGCTGGCGTCGTCGCTCTCGCGCTCGCTGCGGTGGAAGCGCCTCCCGGGGCTCTCCTCCCTCAGCCTGCGCAGCGGATCGGCGTCGGCGGTGGTCGACGCGGTCGCGTTCCGCGTCATGTACGTCGTGGAGGCCGTCGTGCTGGGCCTCGCGCTCTCGTGCTTCTTCCTCTGCTGCGGCTGCCACCTCTGA